In Eublepharis macularius isolate TG4126 chromosome 4, MPM_Emac_v1.0, whole genome shotgun sequence, the following are encoded in one genomic region:
- the HYAL2 gene encoding hyaluronidase-2 produces the protein MQGGSVLAVVWLMALTVAVAPGQYQKPAFTPIFTGRPFIVAWNVPTQDCKPRFKVQLDFSIFDVQASPNEGFVDQNLTIFYKERLGLYPYYDGQKRAVNGGVPQNSSLLQHLERLPEGIRKYIRSEEKEGLAVIDWEEWRPIWIRNWQTKDIYRSASRQLVLTRQPGLQEDQVNKVAQYEFESSAREFMEATLRYAKNFRPRQLWGFYLFPDCYNHDYSKNQESYTGRCPDVEETRNDHLSWLWRESTALYPSIYLDQVLASSANGRKFVRSRVKEALRISQRHHEHYTLPVFVYTRPTYIRKLDVLSEMDLVSTIGESAALGAAGAIFWGDADYTKGRETCQTIKTYLENDLGLYIINVTTAAELCSQTLCNSHGRCLRQVSNASVFLHLNPTSFQIHHNRENKLVAEGKLSQDDIAFLRTHFLCHCYQGWHGEGCEGQLNPPGGGPCLFSNVGLLLLMMLSLLAFLH, from the exons ATGCAGGGAGGCTCTGTGTTGGCAGTGGTATGGCTCATGGCCCTAACTGTTGCTGTTGCCCCTGGGCAGTATCAGAAGCCAGCTTTTACCCCCATCTTCACTGGCAGGCCTTTCATTGTGGCCTGGAATGTGCCAACTCAAGACTGCAAACCCCGCTTCAAGGTCCAGCTAGACTTCAGTATTTTTGACGTACAGGCCTCCCCCAATGAAGGCTTTGTGGACCAGAATCTGACCATTTTCTATAAAGAGCGTTTGGGCCTCTATCCATACTATGATGGGCAGAAGAGGGCAGTGAATGGAGGTGTCCCACAAAACAGTAGTCTTCTGCAGCACCTGGAACGATTGCCGGAGGGGATCCGTAAATATATCCGTTCCGAGGAAAAGGAGGGACTGGCTGTCATTGACTGGGAAGAGTGGAGGCCCATCTGGATCCGGAACTGGCAGACAAAAGACATTTACCGTAGTGCCTCCCGTCAACTTGTATTGACTCGGCAGCCTGGATTGCAAGAGGACCAAGTGAACAAAGTGGCCCAGTATGAGTTTGAGTCATCAGCTCGTGAATTCATGGAGGCAACCCTGCGGTATGCCAAGAACTTCCGGCCCCGGCAACTGTGGGGCTTCTACCTCTTTCCAGATTGTTACAACCATGATTACAGCAAGAACCAGGAAAGTTACACAGGTCGTTGTCCTGATGTAGAAGAGACACGCAATGACCATCTATCCTGGCTTTGGAGAGAGAGCACTGCCCTTTACCCTTCCATATACCTGGACCAGGTGTTGGCCTCCTCTGCAAATGGGCGGAAGTTTGTGAGGTCTCGGGTAAAAGAGGCCCTCCGTATCTCCCAGCGCCATCATGAGCACTATACCTTACCTGTCTTTGTCTACACAAGGCCTACTTATATCCGCAAACTGGATGTGCTAAGTGAG ATGGACTTGGTCTCCACCATTGGTGAGAGTGCTGCCCTGGGGGCAGCTGGTGCTATCTTCTGGGGAGATGCAGACTACACCAAAGGTCGG GAAACATGCCAGACCATTAAAACGTACCTGGAGAATGATCTTGGTCTTTATATCATCAATGTGACAACAGCAGCGGAACTCTGCAGCCAGACCCTGTGTAACAGTCATGGTCGTTGCCTGCGCCAAGTGAGcaatgccagcgtcttcctgcATCTCAACCCAACAAGCTTCCAGATCCATCACAACCGTGAGAACAAGCTCGTGGCCGAAGGAAAGCTCTCTCAGGATGACATTGCCTTCCTACGGACTCACTTCCTGTGCCACTGCTACCAGGGATGGCATGGAGAAGGATGCGAGGGGCAGCTGAACCCACCGGGTGGTGGCCCCTGCCTTTTCAGTAACGTGGGACTCCTGTTGCTCATGATGCTGTCTCTTCTGGCCTTCTTGCACTAG
- the HYAL1 gene encoding hyaluronidase-1, with translation MNMAYLTICVCLLNIFIMSWTQTIATGGHFLENTPFITVWNAPTQECQEKYNVSLDLRIFDVVINQNESFMGKEMTLFYSNRLGYYPYYTKNGTAVYGGVPQNSSLEDHLWKAQQDIKETISDTNFSGLAVIDWESWRPLWIRNWGSMEIYRNKSVDLVKRRHPDWPTDKVAKKAQLEFEQSSQAFMAQTLVLGKTLRPGGFWGFYGFPNCYNYENKHDNYTGECPEIEKQRNEELQWLWNQSQALYPSIYLPKELGLLNKTLEFVHHRVQEAFRMVDRTRNGSVPVLPYASIIYELTPMNFLSQGDLVNTIGESAAQGAAGVILWGSEYYSSSQEACLLVKNYVDTLLGQYIINVTSSARLCSQIVCFSHGRCMRQDSHPDAFLHLSPTSFTIKRHPAQPHYTVIGHVSKKQQVKMVEEFRCRCYSGWEGPRCKKKSSWNQ, from the exons ATGAATATGGCATATTTAACTATTTGTGTGTGCTTGCTGAATATTTTCATAATGTCTTGGACCCAGACAATAGCTACAGGAGGCCACTTTTTAGAGAATACCCCATTCATCACTGTCTGGAATGCTCCAACTCAAGAGTGCCAAGAAAAATACAATGTGTCTCTTGATTTAAGAATTTTTGATGTGGTCATAAACCAAAACGAATCGTTCATGGGTAAGGAAATGACCCTTTTCTACAGCAACAGGTTAGGATATTATCCATATTATACCAAGAATGGAACTGCAGTCTATGGGGGTGTTCCCCAGAATTCCAGCCTAGAAGATCATCTCTGGAAGGCTCAGCAAGACATTAAAGAAACCATCTCAGATACAAACTTCAGTGGTCTGGCTGTAATTGACTGGGAGAGCTGGCGTCCTTTGTGGATTCGGAACTGGGGCTCCATGGAAATCTATAGGAATAAGTCTGTGGATCTGGTGAAGAGGCGGCATCCTGACTGGCCCACTGACAAGGTGGCTAAGAAAGCCCAGCTGGAATTTGAGCAAAGTAGTCAGGCATTCATGGCACAGACTTTGGTGCTTGGCAAAACTCTGAGGCCTGGAGGTTTCTGGGGATTCTACGGCTTTCCCAACTGCTATAACTATGAAAACAAACATGACAATTACACAGGGGAATGTCCAGAGattgagaagcagagaaatgaagAATTGCAGTGGCTCTGGAACCAAAGTCAGGCTCTCTATCCAAGCATTTATCTCCCCAAGGAGCTTGGACTTCTTAACAAAACTCTGGAGTTTGTCCATCATCGAGTCCAGGAAGCATTCAGAATGGTGGACCGGACAAGGAATGGCAGCGTTCCAGTGTTACCTTATGCTTCCATTATATATGAGCTTACCCCAATGAACTTCCTGTCACAG GGGGACTTGGTCAACACCATTGGAGAGAGTGCTGCCCAAGGTGCTGCCGGGGTTATCTTGTGGGGGAGTGAATATTACAGCAGCTCACAG GAAGCTTGTCTTCTTGTGAAGAACTATGTGGACACTCTCCTCGGTCAGTATATTATAAATGTGACCAGCAGCGCCAGGCTATGCAGCCAGATAGTGTGCTTCAGTCACGGACGCTGTATGCGGCAGGATAGCCACCCGGACGCTTTTCTGCACCTCAGTCCTACCAGCTTCACTATTAAGAGGCACCCTGCACAGCCGCACTACACTGTGATTGGTCACGTATCGAAAAAGCAGCAGGTCAAGATGGTGGAAGAATTTAGGTGTCGATGTTACAGTGGCTGGGAGGGCCCACGATGCAAGAAAAAGTCATCCTGGAATCAGTGA